One part of the Acidobacteriota bacterium genome encodes these proteins:
- a CDS encoding nucleotidyl transferase AbiEii/AbiGii toxin family protein — protein sequence MTPKKAIRDVPASVRQHLLNLAREQQLRFEAVLQRFAVERFLYRLSASDEVDRYTLKGAALLRMWTGHELRPTRDIDFLACGDRDEAAIRAGLRDICGVSCLQDGVVFDPATIAITSIRIDQPNGGLRVHIRGSLGRVRLTVPIDIGFGDVLTLGRREDDYPTLLDLPAPRLWTYPRETMVAEKFHAMASLGDANSRVKDLWDVACLARRFAFDGDTLRTAIEEAFRHRGTSLAGGRPTALLPAYYDEHESPARGQRWRELRRQIASDIDGPDRLEDAGDDLRRFLGPVCDSLIEKRPFTHAWPAGGPWLPTEQVRAVGEGGD from the coding sequence ATGACTCCCAAGAAGGCCATCCGGGACGTACCCGCGTCCGTTCGCCAGCACCTGCTGAACCTCGCCCGCGAGCAGCAACTCCGCTTCGAAGCCGTGCTCCAGCGCTTCGCCGTCGAGCGCTTCCTCTACCGCCTCTCCGCCTCGGACGAGGTGGACCGATACACCCTGAAGGGCGCGGCGCTCCTCCGCATGTGGACCGGACACGAGCTGCGGCCGACCCGCGACATCGACTTCCTGGCCTGCGGCGACCGCGACGAGGCCGCCATTCGCGCCGGCCTGCGCGATATCTGCGGCGTTTCCTGCCTACAGGACGGCGTCGTCTTCGACCCTGCGACGATCGCGATCACAAGCATCCGTATCGATCAGCCGAACGGCGGCCTTCGGGTCCACATCCGGGGCAGCCTCGGCCGGGTCCGACTCACGGTTCCGATCGACATCGGCTTCGGCGACGTCCTCACACTCGGGCGTAGGGAGGATGACTACCCCACGCTCCTCGATCTGCCTGCCCCCCGCCTCTGGACATACCCGCGCGAGACGATGGTCGCCGAAAAGTTCCACGCGATGGCTAGCCTGGGCGACGCGAACTCGCGCGTGAAGGATCTCTGGGACGTGGCCTGCCTCGCACGCCGCTTCGCGTTCGACGGCGACACCTTGCGCACCGCCATCGAAGAGGCGTTCCGTCACCGCGGGACGTCGCTCGCGGGCGGCCGGCCGACGGCTCTGCTCCCCGCCTACTACGACGAGCACGAGTCACCCGCCCGCGGGCAACGCTGGCGCGAACTGAGACGGCAGATCGCGAGCGACATCGATGGGCCAGACCGCCTTGAGGATGCAGGCGACGATCTGCGGCGCTTCCTCGGCCCGGTCTGCGACAGCCTGATCGAGAAGCGTCCGTTCACGCACGCGTGGCCCGCTGGCGGGCCGTGGCTGCCGACAGAACAGGTTCGAGCCGTAGGTGAGGGCGGTGACTGA
- a CDS encoding transcriptional regulator, translated as MSAVANTCRQFDSSGRPSYDCKVTDPNSRQLSVSADISRHDSGPGAVGLENLGRKTFFRQRDAAAMGVDSRTLRRLVDDGSVERVARGLYRVADAEVTEHYTLAAVCARVPDAIVCLLSALSVHELTTQIAWQEWIAIPHKARVPRLPGLPVRVVRFSGAALHYGVVNTTFEGVPVRITSPARTVVDCFRFRRLVGKDVAIEALRDALFDRKASVDQIWRAAEVCRAKSLVGPALEALVA; from the coding sequence ATGTCGGCAGTTGCAAACACATGCCGACAATTTGATTCATCCGGACGCCCGAGCTATGATTGCAAGGTGACCGATCCGAACAGCAGGCAACTGTCTGTATCTGCCGACATTTCAAGACATGATTCCGGGCCTGGCGCCGTCGGCCTGGAGAACCTCGGCAGGAAGACGTTCTTCCGCCAGCGCGATGCGGCCGCAATGGGCGTCGACTCCCGTACGCTGCGGCGACTGGTAGACGATGGATCCGTCGAGCGCGTAGCGCGCGGCCTCTACCGCGTCGCGGATGCCGAGGTGACCGAACACTACACCCTGGCCGCTGTCTGCGCCCGGGTCCCGGACGCCATCGTCTGCCTGCTCTCCGCTCTGAGCGTCCACGAGCTCACCACGCAGATTGCGTGGCAGGAGTGGATCGCCATCCCCCACAAGGCCCGCGTGCCCCGCCTGCCCGGACTTCCGGTCCGGGTGGTGCGCTTCTCCGGCGCCGCGCTGCACTACGGCGTCGTGAACACGACCTTTGAGGGGGTGCCCGTCCGCATCACCAGCCCGGCCCGCACCGTCGTGGACTGCTTCCGCTTCCGTCGGCTGGTCGGCAAGGACGTCGCGATCGAGGCGCTGCGCGACGCCCTGTTCGACCGCAAGGCGAGCGTCGACCAGATCTGGCGGGCGGCCGAAGTGTGCCGCGCGAAGTCGCTCGTCGGCCCGGCGCTCGAAGCGCTGGTGGCATGA
- a CDS encoding SAM-dependent DNA methyltransferase, with the protein MNHSQIVSFIWGVADLIRDTFKRGKYQDVILPLTVLRRLDCVLAPTKRRVLDVQAKYAGKIDNPDQLLQGASGFAFYNTSRYDFEKLLADAPHIAQNLRNYKAGFSPNMREVLEKFDFDNTISKLDEAGLLFQVVQRFGDPKVNLHPDAVDNAAMGTIFEELIRKFNEALNENPGEHFTPRDVVHLMVDLLLAGDEDRLRTKGVVLSVYDPCCGSGGMLTIAKEHITDGETRDGERRGEAVNPDADIHLFGQEVNPETFAICKSDLFMKSADGRDAENILFGSTLSNDRHGGRGFDYMIANPPYGKDWKRDQDAVRNEHDRGGSGRFGPGLPRISDGQLLFLQHMLAHVNEPSQGGSRVAIIMNGSPLFTGDAGSGESEIRRWVLENDLLEALIALPEQLFYNTGIATYVWVLTNRKRPERRGMVQLIDATSFWILLRKSLGAKRREVPFERKEDILRLLADFEDGATRNVDQDDEERGTVVSRVYPTTHFGFRKITVERPLRLDFQANSERIARVDDQSAFANLAVSRKKGDAKARDEQDGRQQQDAIRALLRSLPDKLFLDRADFNEELSRAARDAELKLAAPIRKAILSALSERNAKAEICRDREGRPEPDPELRDTENVPLRESVESFFEREVRPHVPDAWIDTTRRDPQDGEVGLVGYEINFNRYFYEYRPPRPLEEIEADIKKVEEDIVAMLREMTG; encoded by the coding sequence ATGAACCACAGCCAGATCGTCAGCTTCATCTGGGGCGTGGCGGACCTGATCCGCGACACCTTCAAGCGGGGCAAGTACCAGGACGTGATCCTGCCGCTCACGGTGCTGCGCCGGCTCGACTGCGTGCTGGCTCCCACCAAGCGGCGAGTCCTCGATGTCCAGGCCAAGTACGCGGGCAAGATCGACAACCCGGATCAACTGCTCCAGGGCGCCTCCGGATTCGCCTTTTACAACACGTCGCGCTACGACTTCGAGAAGCTGCTGGCCGATGCTCCCCACATCGCCCAGAACCTGCGCAACTACAAAGCCGGTTTCAGTCCCAACATGCGGGAGGTGCTCGAGAAGTTCGATTTCGACAACACGATCTCAAAACTCGACGAGGCTGGCCTCCTGTTCCAGGTCGTCCAGCGCTTCGGCGACCCGAAGGTGAACCTCCACCCCGATGCGGTCGACAACGCCGCGATGGGCACCATCTTCGAAGAGCTCATTCGCAAGTTCAACGAGGCGCTGAACGAAAACCCCGGCGAGCACTTCACGCCCCGCGACGTCGTCCACCTGATGGTCGACCTGCTGCTGGCAGGCGACGAGGACCGGCTGCGGACCAAGGGGGTCGTGCTCAGCGTCTACGACCCGTGCTGCGGCTCGGGCGGGATGCTCACCATCGCCAAGGAACACATCACGGACGGCGAGACGCGCGACGGCGAACGTCGCGGCGAGGCGGTGAACCCGGACGCCGACATCCACCTGTTCGGGCAGGAGGTCAACCCGGAGACCTTCGCCATCTGCAAGTCCGACCTCTTCATGAAGTCCGCGGACGGCCGTGACGCCGAGAACATCCTGTTCGGCAGCACGCTCTCCAACGACCGGCACGGCGGACGCGGCTTTGACTACATGATCGCCAATCCGCCCTACGGCAAGGACTGGAAGCGCGACCAAGACGCCGTGCGGAACGAGCACGACCGGGGTGGGAGCGGCCGTTTCGGGCCGGGGCTGCCGCGGATCAGCGACGGCCAACTCCTGTTCCTGCAGCACATGCTGGCGCACGTCAACGAGCCGTCCCAGGGTGGCTCACGCGTGGCGATCATCATGAACGGATCGCCGCTATTCACCGGCGACGCCGGCAGCGGCGAGAGCGAGATCCGGCGCTGGGTCCTGGAGAACGACCTCCTCGAAGCGCTGATAGCCTTACCCGAACAGCTCTTCTACAACACGGGCATCGCCACCTACGTCTGGGTGCTGACGAACCGCAAGCGGCCGGAACGGCGCGGCATGGTCCAGCTCATCGACGCTACCTCGTTCTGGATCCTGCTGCGCAAGAGTCTGGGCGCCAAGCGCCGCGAGGTACCGTTCGAGCGGAAGGAGGACATTCTGCGTCTGCTGGCCGACTTCGAGGACGGCGCCACGCGCAACGTGGATCAGGACGACGAAGAGCGAGGGACCGTCGTCAGCCGCGTCTACCCCACTACGCACTTCGGGTTCCGCAAGATCACGGTCGAGAGACCGTTACGACTCGATTTCCAGGCCAACTCCGAGCGGATCGCACGGGTGGACGACCAAAGCGCCTTCGCCAACCTGGCTGTCTCGCGCAAGAAGGGCGACGCCAAGGCTCGCGACGAACAAGATGGCCGGCAGCAGCAAGACGCCATCCGGGCCCTGCTCCGGAGCCTGCCGGACAAGCTGTTTCTGGATCGGGCGGACTTCAACGAGGAGCTCTCCCGCGCCGCCCGAGACGCTGAACTCAAGCTCGCCGCCCCCATCCGGAAGGCGATTCTTTCCGCACTGTCGGAGCGTAACGCCAAGGCGGAAATCTGCCGCGATCGGGAGGGCCGCCCCGAACCCGATCCGGAACTGCGCGACACGGAGAACGTACCTCTCCGGGAGTCTGTCGAGTCGTTCTTCGAACGCGAGGTAAGGCCCCACGTTCCCGACGCCTGGATCGACACGACGCGCCGGGATCCGCAGGACGGCGAGGTCGGGCTCGTCGGCTACGAGATCAACTTCAACCGGTACTTCTACGAGTACCGCCCGCCCCGGCCGCTGGAGGAGATCGAGGCCGACATCAAGAAGGTAGAGGAAGACATCGTGGCCATGCTCCGGGAGATGACGGGCTGA
- a CDS encoding DUF1828 domain-containing protein, translated as MDLDVDALQKRLCERLCTDVQLTTRPDGALMLRTHFEFPDGDRFPIHVSDAGVGGVRLSDRGHTLMHISYDHDVDAFLDGTRGQLLERIVAEMGVEREGGTFRLDTPIEKLPEAVFRFGQALTRVYDLTFLSRSRVKSTFYDDLAEILKSLIDEDKMQADYLPDELPNPEAYRVDYRIEGKFNTPLFLYGVPNRDKARLTTVMLSHFHRQDLEFESILVFEDQSEIPRLDLARLSDVGGEMISSLESRADLDRKLFKRVA; from the coding sequence ATGGATCTTGATGTCGACGCTCTGCAGAAACGCCTCTGCGAGAGACTGTGCACGGACGTGCAACTAACGACGCGCCCCGACGGCGCACTGATGTTGCGAACGCACTTCGAGTTCCCCGACGGAGACAGGTTTCCGATCCACGTGTCCGACGCCGGCGTGGGTGGCGTGCGTCTGTCGGATCGCGGTCACACGCTTATGCACATCAGCTACGACCACGATGTCGACGCGTTTCTGGATGGCACAAGAGGACAGTTGCTCGAACGGATCGTGGCCGAAATGGGAGTGGAACGAGAGGGGGGCACCTTCCGCCTTGACACACCCATCGAGAAACTCCCGGAGGCGGTATTCCGCTTCGGCCAGGCGCTGACGCGTGTGTACGACCTGACCTTCCTGTCCCGATCCCGGGTCAAGTCGACGTTCTACGACGACCTCGCCGAGATACTGAAGAGCCTGATCGACGAGGACAAGATGCAGGCGGACTACCTGCCGGATGAACTTCCGAACCCCGAGGCGTACCGCGTCGACTACAGGATCGAGGGCAAGTTCAACACTCCCTTGTTCCTGTACGGGGTGCCGAACCGGGACAAGGCGCGCCTGACAACGGTCATGCTCTCGCACTTCCATCGGCAGGACCTGGAGTTCGAGTCCATTCTTGTTTTCGAGGATCAATCGGAAATCCCGCGACTCGATCTGGCGCGGTTGTCCGACGTCGGCGGCGAGATGATCTCGTCTTTGGAGTCCAGGGCCGATCTCGACCGGAAGCTGTTCAAGCGCGTCGCGTAG
- a CDS encoding type II toxin-antitoxin system HicB family antitoxin: protein MYKYEIILYWSNEDDAFVAEVPELPGCMAHGRTQETALREIQEAIRLWIETAREGGDPVPEPKGERLMLA, encoded by the coding sequence ATGTACAAGTACGAGATCATCCTCTACTGGAGCAACGAAGACGACGCGTTCGTCGCCGAAGTGCCGGAGCTCCCCGGCTGTATGGCGCACGGGCGCACGCAGGAGACGGCGCTCCGGGAAATCCAAGAGGCGATACGTCTTTGGATCGAGACAGCCCGCGAGGGTGGTGATCCGGTGCCGGAACCGAAGGGCGAACGGTTGATGCTCGCCTGA
- a CDS encoding alpha/beta fold hydrolase translates to MSEPSTAGDASARSAWQAEMERTVQRVRNVGELVAESNEPVLAQSPREEVYRKHKARLYRYDGPVRYDTPVLFVPNLGISRPTVFDLMPGASFIEYMVGQGFPFYLLDWGVFGPEDDHLTVADCSTRILPRMGQKLLAHAEADSCSVIGYCMGAPLAVSFLGSHPAFPVKNLVNLAGPIDFTHAGLFGRWLAPRYFNVHKLVDTLGQMPAEMVQLGFKLLRPTMDMSTGLNLWWNAWNDRYLAGYKALRKWSSEYVPFPGEFFRQWVTDFYQENRLAQGTLRLNGRPVDVGSITCPLLVVGASEDNIAPPAGVRALVDLVGSRDKEYKELPGGHISLIAGRSASRDCWPHVASWLAARSHESAVAQ, encoded by the coding sequence ATGTCGGAACCATCCACCGCGGGTGACGCGAGCGCCCGGTCCGCCTGGCAGGCGGAGATGGAGCGCACCGTTCAACGGGTCCGCAACGTCGGCGAACTCGTGGCCGAATCGAACGAGCCCGTCCTGGCGCAGAGCCCCCGCGAGGAGGTCTACCGCAAGCACAAGGCGCGCCTGTACCGCTACGACGGCCCCGTCCGTTACGACACGCCGGTGCTGTTCGTCCCCAACCTCGGCATCAGCCGTCCCACCGTCTTCGACCTGATGCCGGGGGCCAGCTTCATCGAGTACATGGTGGGCCAGGGATTTCCCTTCTACCTGCTCGACTGGGGCGTCTTCGGTCCCGAGGACGACCATCTGACGGTCGCCGACTGCTCCACCCGCATCCTGCCCCGCATGGGCCAGAAGCTGCTGGCCCACGCGGAGGCCGACTCCTGTTCCGTCATCGGCTACTGCATGGGCGCCCCCCTCGCGGTCAGTTTTCTGGGCTCCCACCCCGCCTTCCCGGTGAAGAACCTCGTCAACCTTGCCGGACCCATCGACTTCACCCACGCCGGCCTCTTCGGCCGCTGGCTCGCCCCCCGGTACTTCAACGTCCACAAGCTGGTCGACACCCTCGGGCAGATGCCGGCGGAGATGGTGCAGCTCGGCTTCAAGCTGCTCCGCCCCACGATGGACATGAGCACCGGCCTGAACCTGTGGTGGAACGCCTGGAACGACCGCTATCTCGCCGGCTACAAGGCGCTCCGGAAGTGGAGCTCGGAGTACGTCCCGTTCCCGGGCGAGTTCTTCCGCCAGTGGGTCACCGACTTCTACCAGGAGAACCGCCTGGCCCAGGGCACGCTGCGGCTCAACGGACGGCCCGTCGACGTCGGCAGCATCACCTGTCCCCTGCTCGTCGTCGGCGCCAGCGAAGACAACATCGCCCCGCCAGCGGGCGTCAGGGCGCTCGTCGACCTGGTCGGCAGCCGGGACAAGGAGTACAAGGAGCTTCCCGGCGGCCATATCTCGCTCATCGCCGGGCGGAGCGCGTCCCGCGACTGCTGGCCGCACGTGGCGAGTTGGCTCGCGGCGCGCTCGCACGAGTCCGCCGTAGCGCAGTAG
- a CDS encoding helix-turn-helix transcriptional regulator, translating to MTVKRPGPDTGLGEFIRRQRELGHLSVRQLADACGISNAYLSQIERGYRNPSSFVLKALADGLEMSAETLYAQAGIIDPTEGEAGDVIEAIRHDPYLSARQREVLVEMYESFRKLNDAD from the coding sequence ATGACCGTCAAGCGACCCGGCCCCGACACCGGCCTCGGCGAGTTCATCCGCCGCCAGCGCGAGCTGGGGCATCTGTCCGTCCGCCAACTCGCCGACGCCTGCGGCATCTCGAACGCCTATCTCAGCCAGATCGAGCGCGGTTATCGGAACCCCAGCAGCTTCGTCCTCAAGGCGCTCGCCGACGGCCTGGAGATGTCCGCCGAGACGCTCTACGCCCAGGCCGGCATCATCGATCCGACCGAAGGCGAGGCGGGCGACGTCATCGAGGCGATACGCCACGATCCCTACCTGTCGGCCCGCCAGCGCGAAGTGCTCGTCGAGATGTACGAGTCGTTCCGCAAGTTGAACGACGCCGACTGA
- a CDS encoding beta-ketoacyl-ACP reductase — MFAGKVAVVTGGCRGIGAAITKSLAESGAHVAAGYNRGSDAAEELAAGLRAEGRSISLHQGNVAEPEACQRVVQEVLDEHGRIDFLVNNAGINVDKTVRRMTVENWHAVLRVNLSGAFYMTKAVLDHMVERQFGRIVNISSVIGQSGNIGQANYAASKSGQFGFTKSLALEVARKGITVNCVAPGFIETEMVASIPAPVLDTIIGRIPVGRLGQADEVARCVRFLLEDEAGYITGTVVAVNGGLEM, encoded by the coding sequence ATGTTTGCAGGAAAGGTCGCCGTCGTCACCGGAGGATGCCGCGGGATCGGCGCCGCCATCACGAAATCACTGGCCGAGTCCGGCGCCCACGTGGCGGCCGGCTACAACCGGGGGTCGGACGCGGCGGAAGAACTCGCGGCCGGCCTGCGCGCGGAAGGCCGCTCCATCTCGCTGCACCAGGGCAACGTCGCCGAGCCCGAGGCGTGCCAGCGGGTGGTCCAGGAAGTGCTCGACGAGCACGGGCGTATCGACTTCCTGGTCAACAACGCGGGCATCAACGTCGACAAGACGGTGCGCCGGATGACCGTCGAGAACTGGCACGCCGTGCTCCGCGTGAACCTGTCCGGCGCGTTCTACATGACCAAGGCGGTGCTCGACCACATGGTCGAGCGCCAGTTCGGCCGCATCGTCAACATCAGCTCCGTCATCGGCCAGAGCGGCAATATCGGGCAGGCGAACTACGCCGCGTCGAAGTCCGGCCAGTTCGGCTTCACCAAGAGCCTCGCGCTGGAGGTGGCCCGCAAGGGGATCACCGTCAACTGCGTCGCCCCCGGGTTCATCGAAACCGAGATGGTCGCCTCGATCCCCGCGCCGGTCCTCGACACGATTATCGGCCGCATCCCGGTGGGCCGCCTGGGGCAGGCTGACGAAGTGGCCCGTTGCGTGCGGTTCCTGCTCGAAGACGAGGCGGGGTACATTACCGGCACCGTCGTGGCCGTCAACGGCGGCCTGGAGATGTAG
- a CDS encoding ketoacyl-ACP synthase III, translating into MKPFVVNSHRRLVFPSNFFPEPDFSSIDTIDDLAAIVRRDFEAKAPTGSDIAARAESGGYANRYELLRDLGLHLFWMNRYVITMYEKRPTRWRDVARRRNDIFLPALTPWEDGPRKVAAVESCYPHLPATWSADVEDELYRMLFDVFRHKRHHATDLPAIKPTVAEAVAGGSQLVYRLGSFDPDYPRFSLDDILDCHESVPELEALRRWAMTLHNQYPWDRSDTGLVPVGGLKDDDVVVIYHPRTPDVLDFIRRVKNGARRRPTPPPARPPRQPAAPLPAVQVRSQFAVQPRIEALAVRRGEILCTNDDIVRNSASSWSPMSAAQIAAKTGIESRCYTEGGLENLALDAAVSALDRAGRSPEEIGAVLFCTCTNPRLLPSAATWLSGQLGMFQTHTSVDLVAACAGFPYGLADAVRIMQEVERPILLVCAEKFSDKVGSVRTSRMIFGDAAAGLVVAPAEAGAPGDVDVLQTYASGPVSQVNSIIWPNTEFGCDITVYGPEVRALVSRYLDQMIEELQALPHPDGRPGTLIEAIDLIVPHQANKRMVIDLAEQAGIGRDRMYFNIARVGNTSAASIPLAIHDAVRDGVISAPTRVFTPGFGAGAVAGYAVLRIDPAVVAEEQTAPPESDRTLSPALPHISTSTEVGAALAS; encoded by the coding sequence TTTCCGGAGCCGGATTTCTCGTCCATCGACACCATCGACGACCTCGCCGCCATCGTTCGGCGCGACTTCGAAGCCAAGGCGCCGACCGGGTCGGACATCGCGGCGCGCGCGGAATCGGGCGGGTACGCCAATCGGTACGAGCTGCTGCGCGATCTGGGCCTGCACCTGTTCTGGATGAACCGCTACGTGATCACGATGTACGAGAAGCGGCCGACCCGCTGGCGGGACGTGGCCCGGCGACGCAACGACATCTTCCTCCCCGCGCTGACCCCGTGGGAGGACGGCCCGCGCAAGGTGGCGGCGGTCGAGTCCTGCTACCCCCACCTTCCCGCCACGTGGTCGGCCGATGTCGAGGACGAGCTGTACCGCATGCTCTTCGACGTGTTCCGCCACAAGCGGCACCATGCGACCGACCTTCCCGCCATCAAGCCGACCGTCGCCGAGGCGGTCGCCGGCGGCTCCCAGCTCGTGTACCGGCTCGGATCGTTCGATCCGGACTATCCCCGGTTCAGCCTGGACGACATCCTCGACTGCCACGAGAGCGTGCCGGAGCTCGAGGCCCTGCGGCGCTGGGCGATGACCCTGCACAACCAGTATCCGTGGGACCGTTCCGACACCGGGCTGGTCCCGGTGGGCGGGCTGAAGGACGATGACGTCGTGGTCATCTACCACCCCCGCACGCCCGACGTGCTGGACTTCATTCGACGCGTGAAGAACGGCGCTCGGCGGCGTCCCACTCCGCCTCCGGCCCGCCCGCCGCGACAGCCGGCCGCGCCGCTCCCCGCCGTGCAGGTCCGGTCGCAGTTCGCGGTGCAGCCGCGCATCGAGGCCCTCGCCGTGCGCCGCGGCGAGATCCTGTGCACCAACGACGACATCGTCCGCAACTCGGCCTCGAGCTGGTCGCCCATGAGCGCGGCGCAGATCGCCGCCAAGACCGGCATCGAGAGCCGGTGCTATACCGAGGGCGGCCTCGAGAACCTCGCCCTCGACGCGGCGGTGAGCGCGCTGGATCGGGCCGGCCGCTCCCCGGAGGAGATCGGGGCGGTCCTCTTCTGCACCTGCACGAACCCCCGCCTGCTGCCCTCGGCCGCCACCTGGCTGTCCGGGCAGCTCGGCATGTTCCAGACCCACACGTCGGTCGACCTCGTCGCGGCCTGCGCCGGCTTTCCCTACGGCCTCGCGGACGCCGTTCGCATCATGCAGGAAGTCGAGCGTCCGATCCTGCTCGTCTGCGCCGAGAAGTTCTCCGACAAGGTGGGCAGCGTGCGCACGTCGCGCATGATCTTCGGCGACGCGGCGGCCGGACTGGTCGTCGCCCCGGCCGAAGCGGGCGCGCCCGGCGATGTGGACGTGCTGCAGACCTACGCCAGCGGCCCCGTCAGCCAGGTGAACTCCATCATCTGGCCCAACACCGAGTTCGGCTGCGACATCACCGTCTACGGCCCGGAGGTCAGGGCGCTGGTGAGCCGCTACCTCGACCAGATGATCGAGGAGCTGCAGGCCCTGCCCCATCCCGACGGCCGGCCGGGAACCCTCATCGAGGCCATCGACCTGATCGTCCCGCACCAGGCCAACAAGCGGATGGTGATCGACCTGGCCGAGCAGGCGGGCATCGGCCGCGACCGGATGTACTTCAACATCGCCCGGGTCGGCAACACGTCGGCGGCCAGCATTCCGCTGGCGATCCACGATGCGGTGCGCGACGGCGTCATCTCGGCCCCGACCCGCGTGTTCACGCCCGGTTTCGGGGCCGGTGCGGTGGCCGGTTACGCCGTGCTGCGCATCGATCCGGCCGTCGTCGCCGAGGAACAAACCGCGCCGCCGGAGTCGGACCGCACCCTGTCGCCGGCGCTACCCCACATCTCCACGTCCACCGAAGTCGGCGCGGCCCTGGCAAGTTGA